The Molothrus ater isolate BHLD 08-10-18 breed brown headed cowbird chromosome 1, BPBGC_Mater_1.1, whole genome shotgun sequence genome includes a window with the following:
- the LOC118701916 gene encoding leucine-rich repeat-containing protein 30-like: MDAVTSPRCACPGPDPLWRYLTEHDPKYEGKKKLKISGRELLSVPTQVFGLEQLQVLEMSPERESCLRYRMELLPQEIGHLRNLTCLYVDSNNLKKIPAEIGTLSRLERLTLSNNSLSSLPAEMGALQRLQSLHLANNSLTELPETLCQLRSLTFLDVSDNKIDTIPSSIRHLEKLETLLLLFNSLESLPEDVCLLRNLHTLWLGNNHLRSLPAAFGELVNLDWGYNYCSCNFEGNPLESPPPEVCSRGPEGIRDYFSSLRRIWKD; the protein is encoded by the coding sequence ATGGATGCAGTCACCTCTCCCAGATGTGCATGTCCAGGTCCTGATCCACTCTGGAGGTACCTCACAGAGCACGATCCAAAAtatgaagggaaaaagaaactcAAGATCTctggcagagagctgctgtcagTTCCCACACAGGTCTTTggcttggagcagctgcaggtgctggagatGAGCCCGGAACGAGAGAGCTGCCTGAGGTACAGGATGGAGCTGCTTCCCCAGGAGATCGGCCATCTGAGGAACCTCACCTGCCTCTATGTGGACTCCAACAACTTGAAGAAAATCCCTGCTGAAATTGGCACTTTGAGCCGCTTGGAGAGGCTCACTCTGAGCAACAACAGCCTGAGCTCGCTGCCTGCAGAGATGGGGGCACTCCAAAGGCTGCAGAGCCTCCACCTTGCCAACAACAGCCTCACTGAGTTGCCTGAAACCCTCTGCCAGCTGAGGAGCCTCACCTTTCTGGACGTGAGTGACAACAAAATAGATACCATCCCCTCCAGCATTCGGCATCTGGAGAAACTGGAAACGTTGCTATTGCTCTTTAACTCACTGGAGAGCCTTCCTGAGGATGTCTGCCTTCTAAGGAATCTGCACACACTTTGGTTGGGAAACAACCATCTACGGTCTCTTCCAGCAGCCTTTGGGGAGCTGGTGAACCTGGACTGGGGCTACAACTACTGCTCATGCAATTTTGAGGGGAATCCACTGGAGAGTCCTCCCCCTGAAGTCTGCAGCAGAGGCCCTGAAGGGATCAGAGACTATTTCTCATCACTTCGTAGGATTTGGAAAGACTAA